The proteins below come from a single Nostoc sp. KVJ3 genomic window:
- a CDS encoding GntR family transcriptional regulator, which yields MNLNDLAANVLQQQRSTPDLIADALREAILRGIFQEGQSLRQDEIATQFGVSRIPVREALKQLEAEGLVTLHLNRGAIVSVLTAQEAQEICEIRSALEVKAMQLAIPKFKETDIEKAAVILEATDKAIDAGVLAKLNWEFHATLYATAERPRLLAMIKTLHINCDRYVRVQLVEMDYQERSQKEHYQLLDACQKQDTKAAIRLLKRHIDTAGEQLIAYLQQIAQKR from the coding sequence ATGAACTTAAATGACTTGGCAGCAAATGTGCTGCAACAACAACGCAGTACGCCAGATTTAATTGCCGATGCTTTGCGGGAAGCGATTCTGCGGGGCATTTTTCAGGAAGGACAATCTTTGAGACAGGATGAAATCGCCACTCAGTTTGGCGTTAGTCGCATTCCCGTACGCGAAGCCTTGAAGCAGTTAGAAGCAGAAGGATTGGTAACACTACATCTAAATCGTGGGGCGATTGTGTCGGTGTTGACAGCACAAGAGGCGCAAGAAATCTGTGAGATTCGCAGCGCTTTGGAAGTGAAAGCGATGCAATTGGCGATACCCAAGTTCAAGGAAACAGATATAGAAAAAGCGGCTGTGATTCTGGAAGCGACAGATAAAGCAATTGATGCAGGTGTGTTGGCAAAACTCAACTGGGAATTCCATGCGACGCTGTACGCCACTGCTGAACGTCCTCGGTTATTGGCGATGATTAAAACTTTACATATTAATTGCGATCGCTATGTTCGCGTACAATTGGTAGAGATGGATTACCAAGAGCGATCGCAAAAAGAACACTATCAACTCTTAGATGCTTGTCAAAAGCAGGATACAAAAGCTGCTATCAGGTTACTAAAACGACACATTGACACCGCAGGAGAACAGCTAATTGCATACTTGCAGCAAATTGCTCAGAAGCGCTGA
- a CDS encoding 2-isopropylmalate synthase, whose translation MSIASQPDRVIIFDTTLRDGEQSPGATLNVEEKLAIAHQLALLGVDVIEAGFAVASPGDFQAVKTIAEQVGIPGGPIICSLARAIRQDIHAAAEALKGAACPRIHTMISTSDIHLKYQLKKSRSEVLAIASEMIAYAKSFVDDVEFSPMDASRTEPEFLYEVLSRAIAAGATTINIPDTVGYCAPKEIGTLIQGIRENVPNIDRVILSIHTQNDLGLATANALAAIEYGVRQVECTINGIGERAGNAALEEIVMALQVRKPFFNPYFGRPVDADTPLTNIKTQEIYKTSSLVSQLTGMLIQPNKAIVGANAFAHESGIHQDGIIKHRETYEIMEAAAIGLPENRIVLGKHSGRNAFRTRLKELGFELNEADLNKAFNRFKEIADKKKEISDWDLEAIVRDETQIQVESGFQIEHVQVICGDCTCPTATITIVTPDGKILTDASVGTGPVDAVYQVINQLVQIPNQLIEFSVQSVTGGIDALGTVTVRLKHQERIFSGQASDTDIVVAAAYAHINALNRLYRYLQTERSHFDEMNSAVVSG comes from the coding sequence ATGAGCATCGCATCTCAACCAGACAGAGTAATAATCTTCGACACCACGCTACGGGATGGCGAACAATCACCAGGCGCAACCCTGAATGTAGAAGAGAAATTAGCGATCGCTCATCAACTAGCTCTCCTTGGTGTCGATGTGATTGAAGCAGGTTTTGCCGTTGCTAGTCCGGGAGATTTTCAAGCTGTTAAAACCATTGCGGAACAAGTCGGAATACCTGGCGGGCCAATCATTTGCAGTTTAGCTAGAGCCATTCGCCAAGATATTCACGCCGCCGCCGAAGCCTTGAAAGGTGCGGCTTGTCCGAGAATCCACACGATGATTTCTACCTCTGATATTCACCTAAAATATCAGTTGAAAAAGTCTCGCAGCGAAGTATTGGCGATCGCATCAGAAATGATTGCTTATGCCAAATCCTTTGTAGACGATGTAGAATTTTCACCAATGGATGCTAGTCGCACTGAGCCAGAGTTTCTTTATGAAGTTTTGTCAAGAGCGATCGCAGCAGGTGCAACGACAATTAATATTCCTGATACCGTTGGTTACTGCGCACCCAAGGAAATCGGCACTCTCATTCAGGGAATTCGAGAAAATGTTCCTAATATTGATCGGGTGATTCTTTCCATTCATACTCAAAATGATTTGGGTTTGGCGACAGCTAACGCTTTGGCAGCAATTGAATACGGTGTGCGTCAGGTGGAATGTACCATTAATGGCATTGGGGAACGAGCCGGGAATGCCGCATTGGAAGAGATTGTGATGGCGTTGCAGGTTCGCAAACCATTTTTCAACCCTTATTTTGGTCGTCCGGTTGATGCCGATACACCCTTGACTAATATTAAGACTCAGGAGATTTACAAAACCTCATCCTTAGTTTCCCAATTAACCGGAATGCTGATTCAGCCCAATAAAGCGATCGTGGGAGCAAACGCTTTCGCCCATGAGTCTGGTATTCACCAAGATGGGATCATCAAACACCGCGAAACTTATGAAATTATGGAAGCTGCTGCGATCGGTTTACCAGAAAATCGCATTGTTTTGGGCAAACACTCTGGACGCAATGCTTTCCGTACAAGGCTCAAAGAATTGGGGTTTGAATTGAACGAGGCGGATTTAAATAAAGCCTTCAATCGATTTAAAGAAATCGCCGATAAGAAAAAAGAAATCTCAGATTGGGATTTAGAAGCGATCGTTCGAGATGAAACGCAGATTCAAGTAGAAAGTGGCTTCCAAATTGAACACGTCCAGGTAATCTGCGGTGACTGCACTTGCCCAACTGCAACCATTACAATTGTTACCCCCGATGGCAAAATCCTCACGGATGCAAGTGTAGGCACTGGCCCAGTGGATGCAGTGTATCAAGTAATCAATCAATTGGTGCAGATTCCCAATCAACTGATTGAGTTTTCCGTCCAATCTGTGACTGGCGGAATTGATGCACTGGGAACTGTGACAGTTCGCTTGAAACATCAAGAGCGGATATTCTCTGGACAAGCATCTGATACTGATATCGTGGTAGCCGCAGCTTATGCTCATATCAACGCCCTGAATCGTCTTTATCGTTATTTGCAAACAGAGAGATCCCATTTTGATGAGATGAACTCTGCTGTTGTCTCTGGGTAG
- a CDS encoding NAD(P)H-quinone oxidoreductase subunit F, with translation MAQFLLETVWLVPSYALIGGLLAVPWSPGIIRKTGPRPAGYINLMMTFLAFVHSAIALQATWNQPAQEVFIPWLSTAGLDLTIALEISSVSVGALCVITGLNLLAQIYAIGYMEMDWGWGRFYSLLGLFEAGLCALVLCNNLFFSYVILEVLTLGTYLLVGLWFSQPLVVTGARDAFLTKRVGDLFLLMGVLALWPLAGTWSYPELAKWAATANVNPTTIALVSLALIAGPMGKCAQFPLHLWLDEAMEGPVPSTILRNSVVVASGAWVLIKLQPVLSLSPIVSSAMVAIGVVTAVGASLIAIAQIDLKRCQSYSVSAYMGLVFIAVGTQQDEAALLLVLTHAISAALLVMSTGGIIWNSITQDVTQLGGLWTRRPISAIAFIVGTLGLIGFPPLGSFWALVKLADGLWETQPLLVGVVITVNALTAVSLTREFGLIFGGKATQMSQRSPEAHWPMVLPMVILLAFSLHLPLVLQSLSLLPDWASLNKDVVLLLIWSSISGCSITGVVYLGNIPKPIRLPWKGLQDLFAYDFYTPKLYRITIIFGVAKISQLADMIDRFVVDGIVNLVGLFSLLGGESLKYSTSGQTQFYAFTILIGVSVLGMWVAWPFWGVQFLNVISQISTVG, from the coding sequence ATGGCTCAGTTTCTACTTGAGACTGTTTGGCTAGTTCCTTCCTATGCCTTAATAGGTGGCTTGTTAGCCGTTCCTTGGTCGCCGGGGATCATTCGGAAAACCGGGCCAAGACCGGCGGGTTATATAAACTTGATGATGACATTTTTGGCGTTTGTCCATAGTGCGATCGCCTTACAAGCAACTTGGAATCAGCCAGCCCAAGAAGTATTTATTCCTTGGTTATCTACGGCTGGTTTAGACCTTACCATTGCTTTGGAAATATCCTCAGTTAGCGTCGGCGCTTTATGTGTGATTACTGGCTTGAATTTGTTGGCGCAGATTTATGCTATTGGTTACATGGAAATGGATTGGGGTTGGGGACGCTTCTATTCTTTACTAGGATTATTTGAAGCGGGACTATGCGCCCTGGTTCTGTGTAATAACTTGTTTTTCAGCTATGTAATTTTGGAAGTCCTGACGCTGGGAACCTACCTATTAGTTGGCTTATGGTTTAGCCAGCCGTTGGTAGTCACAGGTGCAAGAGACGCTTTCTTAACCAAGCGGGTGGGAGACTTATTTTTGCTGATGGGCGTGTTGGCATTATGGCCCCTCGCCGGAACTTGGAGTTATCCAGAACTAGCTAAGTGGGCGGCGACTGCTAATGTTAACCCGACAACAATAGCACTGGTAAGTTTAGCTTTAATTGCCGGGCCAATGGGTAAATGTGCCCAGTTCCCCCTACATCTGTGGTTGGATGAAGCAATGGAAGGCCCAGTTCCCAGTACGATTTTACGGAACTCGGTAGTAGTTGCTAGTGGTGCATGGGTGCTGATTAAACTGCAACCGGTGTTAAGCCTATCGCCCATAGTTTCCTCTGCAATGGTAGCTATTGGGGTAGTGACGGCAGTTGGTGCTTCTTTAATTGCGATCGCTCAAATCGACCTTAAACGCTGCCAATCCTATTCTGTCAGCGCATACATGGGTTTAGTATTCATCGCTGTGGGAACGCAACAAGACGAAGCGGCACTGTTGTTAGTACTCACCCATGCTATATCCGCAGCCCTATTGGTGATGAGTACTGGGGGAATTATTTGGAATAGCATTACCCAAGATGTTACCCAATTGGGCGGATTATGGACACGTCGCCCGATTTCAGCCATAGCCTTTATTGTCGGCACTTTGGGGTTAATTGGTTTTCCACCACTCGGTAGCTTTTGGGCGTTAGTGAAACTAGCAGATGGATTGTGGGAAACGCAACCGTTGTTAGTGGGAGTAGTGATAACGGTAAACGCTTTGACAGCAGTGAGTTTAACCAGAGAATTTGGTTTAATTTTTGGTGGTAAAGCGACACAAATGAGTCAGCGATCGCCTGAAGCACACTGGCCGATGGTTTTGCCAATGGTAATCTTACTAGCCTTTAGTCTCCATCTTCCTTTAGTGTTGCAAAGCTTATCACTTTTACCCGATTGGGCAAGTCTCAATAAAGATGTCGTCCTACTTTTAATATGGTCGAGTATTTCCGGTTGCAGTATTACTGGGGTGGTTTATTTAGGCAATATTCCTAAACCAATTCGCCTCCCTTGGAAAGGTTTACAAGACTTGTTCGCATACGACTTTTACACCCCCAAACTTTATCGGATAACCATTATTTTTGGCGTTGCCAAAATTTCCCAACTTGCCGATATGATTGACCGCTTTGTAGTCGATGGCATCGTTAATTTGGTTGGTTTATTTTCGCTATTGGGTGGTGAAAGTTTAAAATACAGCACCTCTGGACAAACCCAATTTTATGCCTTCACCATCTTAATAGGAGTTAGCGTTTTAGGGATGTGGGTAGCTTGGCCATTTTGGGGAGTCCAGTTTTTAAATGTGATTTCTCAAATTTCGACAGTTGGGTAG
- a CDS encoding carbonic anhydrase — MSRQHPQINLSRRSLFKFGAGAIGTGILTVGLGSNLLAAETAPAAPAEEEVTPDKALQELLDGNDRFVKRKRKNPHQSYTRLVEVAKGQKPFASVLGCADSRVPSEIVFDQGLGDLFVCRVAGNIATPEEIGSLEFGSLVLGSKVIMVVGHKRCGAVDAAIKGAQVPGQIGSLLAAIKPSVESSKGQSGDKVENACKANVLSQVKKLKSSTVLSELISAEKLKIVGAYYDLDTGKISILN; from the coding sequence ATGAGCAGACAACATCCCCAAATCAATCTTTCCAGAAGAAGTTTATTCAAGTTTGGTGCAGGTGCGATCGGTACAGGTATATTGACAGTCGGACTTGGCTCAAACTTGCTTGCAGCCGAAACAGCCCCAGCAGCGCCAGCAGAAGAAGAAGTCACTCCCGATAAGGCATTACAAGAATTATTAGATGGGAATGATAGATTTGTTAAAAGAAAACGGAAAAATCCTCACCAAAGCTATACACGTTTAGTTGAAGTTGCCAAAGGTCAAAAGCCCTTTGCTTCTGTTTTAGGTTGTGCAGATTCACGAGTGCCTTCAGAGATTGTCTTTGACCAAGGACTTGGAGATTTATTTGTCTGCCGTGTCGCTGGTAATATTGCAACGCCAGAAGAAATTGGTAGCCTAGAATTTGGCAGCTTAGTATTAGGCTCTAAAGTCATCATGGTCGTAGGACATAAAAGATGTGGTGCGGTAGATGCCGCCATCAAAGGCGCTCAAGTACCAGGGCAAATTGGAAGTTTATTGGCAGCAATTAAACCAAGTGTAGAAAGCTCAAAAGGACAATCAGGCGATAAGGTAGAAAACGCTTGTAAAGCAAATGTTTTGAGTCAAGTTAAAAAGTTGAAATCATCCACAGTTTTATCTGAGTTAATCAGTGCAGAAAAGTTAAAAATAGTCGGAGCTTATTACGATTTAGATACTGGTAAAATAAGTATACTCAATTAG
- a CDS encoding NADH-quinone oxidoreductase subunit M — translation MLSVLIWLPIFAAALIAILPASIPNHRIRLTALIFSGLVLFWNLFILLKFDISNPEMQFKEYLPWNETLGLSYQIGVDGLSILMLVLNSLLTWISIYSSSKETQRPRLFYSMILLVSGGVAGAFLAENLLLFFLFYELELIPFYLLISIWGGAKRGYAGIKFLIYTAVSGALILATFLGMVWLSGSTNFAFDAFSTENLSTTKQILLLAGIVLGFGIKIPLVPFHTWLPDAYVEASAPIAILLGGVLAKLGTYGLLRFGLGMFPDAWSIIAPTLAIWGAISAIYGAVVAIAQKDIKRMVAYSSVGHMGYILLGAAASTPLALVGAVAQMFSHGLILAILFHLVGVVEAKVGTRELDKLNGLMSPIRGLPLISALLVLSGMASAGIPGLTGFIAEFIVFQGSFSAFPIPTILCVVASGLTAVYFVILLNRTCFGRLDNFAYYPKVLWSEKIPALILAAFIIFLGVQPTWLVRWSESTTTTMVAAIPSIEKTVISEVALK, via the coding sequence ATGTTAAGTGTTTTGATTTGGCTCCCAATTTTCGCCGCCGCTCTTATAGCAATATTACCTGCAAGTATCCCAAATCATCGGATTCGTTTAACAGCATTAATTTTCTCAGGTTTAGTTCTTTTTTGGAACCTGTTTATCTTGCTAAAATTTGATATCAGCAATCCAGAAATGCAATTTAAAGAATATTTACCCTGGAATGAAACCCTTGGCTTGAGTTATCAAATAGGCGTTGATGGGCTTTCTATATTAATGTTGGTGTTAAATAGTCTACTCACATGGATTTCTATTTACAGCAGCAGTAAAGAAACTCAACGTCCCCGGCTGTTCTACTCCATGATTTTATTAGTGAGTGGTGGAGTTGCAGGTGCTTTTCTCGCTGAAAATTTGCTGCTATTCTTCCTATTCTACGAACTAGAATTAATCCCCTTCTACTTACTAATTTCTATTTGGGGAGGAGCAAAACGGGGCTATGCCGGAATTAAATTCCTGATTTATACTGCTGTTTCGGGAGCATTAATTCTGGCGACATTCTTGGGTATGGTGTGGCTGAGTGGTTCTACCAATTTTGCTTTTGATGCATTCTCTACAGAAAATCTGTCAACAACTAAACAAATCCTTTTACTAGCAGGAATAGTATTAGGTTTTGGCATTAAAATTCCCTTAGTTCCCTTCCATACTTGGCTACCTGATGCTTATGTTGAAGCTTCAGCACCAATCGCCATTCTTCTCGGTGGCGTGTTGGCGAAGCTGGGAACTTATGGATTGCTGCGATTTGGATTGGGGATGTTTCCCGATGCTTGGAGCATTATTGCACCGACTCTGGCAATTTGGGGAGCAATCAGCGCTATCTATGGGGCAGTAGTTGCGATCGCTCAAAAAGACATCAAGCGCATGGTAGCATACAGTTCTGTTGGTCACATGGGCTATATCTTGCTAGGTGCTGCCGCCAGTACACCCTTAGCACTCGTTGGTGCAGTCGCTCAAATGTTTAGTCACGGTCTAATTCTGGCAATCCTCTTCCACTTGGTGGGAGTTGTAGAAGCCAAAGTTGGTACGCGGGAGTTAGATAAACTCAACGGTTTGATGAGTCCGATACGCGGTTTACCCCTAATTAGCGCCTTACTGGTTTTAAGTGGAATGGCGAGTGCTGGTATTCCCGGTTTAACAGGATTCATTGCCGAATTTATCGTCTTTCAAGGTAGCTTTTCTGCCTTCCCTATCCCGACTATTTTGTGTGTAGTCGCTAGTGGATTAACCGCAGTTTATTTTGTCATTCTCCTCAACCGCACTTGTTTTGGCAGACTCGATAACTTCGCCTACTATCCCAAAGTCCTTTGGTCTGAGAAAATCCCAGCTTTAATTTTGGCAGCTTTTATCATCTTTTTGGGAGTACAACCCACTTGGTTAGTGCGTTGGAGTGAATCTACAACTACAACAATGGTGGCTGCAATTCCCTCCATAGAAAAAACCGTAATCTCTGAAGTAGCCCTGAAATAG
- a CDS encoding CO2 hydration protein, with product MTAIKTAIKLPPSRHEFAEVIHRLEAGGAMLPDTPENLMQIIGLYKAYAVPMDFYWRDLLYIAEREFLNPLPFFKYFLPKEYLELHNHYAGDDADLRIWRGEATAHPELLAFIEKGETFKMPKLLHHLFHDRINMEFAEACMRAMLWHRGMGGQFDPYLDSDEYKANADRAIKAYFQGNPVMLGLYKLFPDMFLEQCRQMSYYANLGLFWEIMAPVFFEMSDRYDEGTISSVPEAMSFIVNGIFAIAGRPIYHHVYIRGQYYEIVPKSKGFMWLYEAALPYVEAVFYRTAPFRGTKSYNAQARQVPEDQKDFHYGILYADVFPVGTAGIPPTLLMQDMLHFLPPYLIDYYSQHCRGEEDMLIQLGVSFQRSMYCVTSAVIQALRTALLYPLDDPNPKHLQANRDFFEMQLNRFTRPDYNIRDAARLGSIQSQDYR from the coding sequence ATGACAGCAATTAAAACAGCAATTAAATTACCACCTTCCAGACATGAATTTGCTGAAGTAATTCATCGCTTAGAAGCAGGTGGGGCAATGTTACCCGATACTCCAGAAAATTTGATGCAAATCATCGGTTTATATAAAGCCTATGCTGTGCCGATGGATTTTTACTGGCGTGACCTGCTTTATATTGCCGAACGCGAATTTTTAAACCCGCTTCCTTTCTTTAAATACTTCTTACCCAAAGAGTATTTAGAACTACATAATCATTATGCTGGCGATGATGCCGATTTACGAATTTGGCGCGGCGAAGCTACTGCACATCCCGAACTTTTGGCATTTATTGAGAAGGGTGAAACTTTCAAAATGCCAAAGTTATTGCATCACTTATTCCACGATCGCATTAACATGGAGTTTGCTGAAGCTTGTATGCGGGCGATGTTGTGGCACAGAGGCATGGGTGGACAATTTGATCCTTACCTAGATTCAGACGAATACAAAGCCAACGCTGACCGAGCAATCAAAGCTTATTTCCAAGGGAACCCAGTCATGCTGGGACTTTACAAGCTGTTCCCCGATATGTTTTTAGAACAGTGCCGCCAGATGTCATACTACGCTAATCTGGGCTTATTCTGGGAAATCATGGCCCCAGTATTCTTTGAAATGTCCGATCGCTATGACGAAGGTACTATTAGCAGCGTCCCAGAGGCAATGAGCTTCATAGTTAATGGTATATTTGCGATCGCAGGTCGTCCCATTTACCATCACGTTTATATTCGTGGACAATACTACGAAATTGTCCCCAAATCCAAGGGTTTTATGTGGCTATATGAAGCTGCATTACCTTATGTAGAAGCAGTTTTCTACCGCACTGCACCCTTTCGGGGGACAAAATCTTATAATGCTCAAGCGCGTCAAGTACCAGAAGACCAGAAAGACTTTCACTATGGTATTCTTTACGCTGATGTATTCCCAGTGGGTACTGCTGGCATTCCCCCGACATTATTAATGCAAGATATGCTGCATTTTTTGCCCCCATATCTTATTGATTACTACAGCCAACATTGCCGGGGTGAAGAAGATATGTTGATTCAATTGGGAGTTAGTTTTCAACGGTCAATGTATTGCGTCACTTCTGCGGTAATTCAAGCCTTGCGAACTGCACTTTTATATCCTTTAGATGACCCCAATCCCAAGCATTTACAAGCTAATCGAGATTTTTTTGAAATGCAGCTAAATCGCTTTACTCGACCAGATTACAATATTCGTGATGCTGCTCGTTTAGGGAGTATTCAAAGTCAAGATTATAGATAA
- the acsF gene encoding magnesium-protoporphyrin IX monomethyl ester (oxidative) cyclase, whose protein sequence is MVNTLPKPEIKTPSKETVLTPRFYTTDFETAANLDLSAQETELKAMLAEMRTDYNRHHFVRDEVFNQSWEHIEGEARQAFIEYLERSCISEFSGFLLFKELSRKLKNRSPLLAEIFQLMARDEARHAGFLNKAMGDFKLSLDLGNVTKTRTYTFFPIEWVLYTVYLSEKIGYWRYIIIYRHLEKHPENQFYPIFQYFESWCQDENRHGDIFKALLRSQPQLWNNWKARLWSRFFLLSVFATHTLTVHERAGFYTSLGLDATEFDRAVVCNTNETAGRAFPVMLNTEHPQFFPRLQRCAGYNMKIAEIENSSAPKVVKLIRKLPLIAAIVWNLLLVYLIKPVDAEALRETVR, encoded by the coding sequence ATGGTTAATACCCTACCCAAGCCAGAAATTAAAACTCCCAGCAAAGAAACTGTACTCACCCCCAGGTTTTATACTACAGATTTTGAAACTGCTGCCAACCTGGATTTGTCTGCTCAGGAGACGGAGTTAAAGGCAATGCTGGCAGAAATGCGGACAGACTACAACCGTCATCATTTTGTTCGGGATGAGGTGTTTAACCAGTCTTGGGAACACATTGAGGGTGAAGCAAGACAGGCATTTATTGAGTATTTGGAACGCTCTTGTATTTCTGAGTTTTCCGGCTTTTTGCTATTCAAAGAATTATCCCGCAAGCTGAAAAATCGCAGTCCACTGCTAGCGGAAATATTTCAACTGATGGCGCGTGATGAAGCTCGCCACGCCGGATTTCTCAACAAAGCAATGGGCGATTTTAAACTCTCCCTAGATTTAGGTAATGTTACTAAAACCCGCACCTATACGTTTTTCCCAATTGAGTGGGTACTCTACACCGTTTACTTATCAGAAAAAATCGGCTACTGGCGTTACATTATTATCTACAGACACCTAGAAAAGCACCCAGAAAACCAGTTTTACCCCATCTTCCAATATTTTGAGAGTTGGTGTCAGGACGAAAACCGCCACGGGGATATATTCAAAGCGCTTTTACGTTCTCAACCGCAACTGTGGAACAACTGGAAAGCTAGGCTGTGGAGTCGCTTTTTCTTGTTATCGGTATTTGCTACCCACACCTTGACAGTTCATGAACGGGCTGGTTTTTACACCTCATTAGGACTTGATGCGACGGAATTTGACCGTGCAGTTGTCTGTAACACTAATGAAACTGCGGGACGGGCTTTTCCTGTGATGTTGAATACCGAACATCCCCAGTTTTTCCCACGTCTGCAACGCTGTGCGGGTTACAACATGAAAATCGCAGAGATTGAGAACAGTTCTGCGCCCAAAGTTGTGAAGCTGATTCGCAAATTACCTTTGATTGCAGCAATTGTTTGGAATCTACTGTTAGTTTACCTGATTAAACCTGTTGATGCTGAGGCTTTGCGGGAAACTGTGCGTTAG